Proteins encoded together in one Anguilla anguilla isolate fAngAng1 chromosome 9, fAngAng1.pri, whole genome shotgun sequence window:
- the ccdc15 gene encoding coiled-coil domain-containing protein 15, with translation MSRRKDHAKSTSKEMAQQAARGSKPIPVRPIKPKNLRLVVDYKVLAERNQAVMPVGAWVESGQDCQVHPSLRAVLTEEHEDALCREKEESLRRFQESVRKRVAQQARVRKRQQLQKSYQTVEEEGRVLHQSSTAARRLTPRKNVFPSGPQGELAICSPGSRWVSAQGLDPSDADEAGTQHTHQLVKVTKQVRRRLASCQTVSPGAEASELPGGLWKVSPTRDKPTSRLQGSAGADQGAEEDEEIPLIGQHDRPLGLEDPASSEGQNSRTATFRRGPVCERLLREPYPTGPSPGFGTDYRASQILWPGEDQEELKRQRQSQFLMYRRLFMDIEREQVKELCRHRKHLKRIARIKAEKEQQRTEEERRIESLKNLNEERMEMAEREHRNVEELRTREMESAEETERKRRARKDREATRFVEALRVQMEQRMALEKVELPPPLLLWRQLLGLAPGHLCKQLCLLQQPQSLRPRAAVGLVQLRAQGGIPQSPGLCQEDRIGARALSQEVNGPRQRTPQPKSQRIVV, from the exons ATGAGTCGAAGAAAGGATCATGCAAAGAGCACGAGCAAAGAAATGGCTCAACAGGCTGCACGTGGAAGCAAGCCCATACCGGTTCGACCGATTAAACCCAAAAACCTGAGACTAGTAGTTGACTATAAAGTTTTAGCCGAGAGGAACCAGGCTGTGATGCCGGTAGGTGCCTGGGTGGAAAGCGGACAGGACTGCCAGGTGCATCCTTCT CTCCGCGCAGTTCTGACGGAGGAACATGAGGATGCGCTGTgtagggagaaggaggagagttTGCGCAGGTTTCAGGAGTCTGTGCGCAAACGCGTGGCGCAACAGGCCCGCGTTCGGAAGAGACAGCAGTTGCAGAAGTCCTATCAGACG gtggaggaggagggcagggtGCTGCACCAGTCCAGTACTGCCGCACGGCGGCTCACGCCCAGGAAGAACGTGTTCCCCTCCGGGCCACAGGGGGAGCTAGCTATCTGCAGCCCCGGCTCGCGCTGGGTCAGCGCCCAAGGGCTGGATCCCAGCGATGCAGATGAGGCTGGAACGCAGCACACGCACCAG ctCGTCAAGGTGACTAAGCAGGTGCGGCGCAGGCTGGCGTCCTGTCAGACGGTGTCGCCCGGGGCGGAGGCGTCCGAGCTTCCCGGGGGTCTCTGGAAGGTGTCTCCAACCAGAGAC AAACCGACGTCTCGCCTGCAGGGATCGGCCGGGGCTGACCAGGGGgcggaggaagacgaggagatccctctgattggccagcacGACCGGCCGCTCGGCCTAGAGGACCCTGCCTCTTCCGAGGGCCAAAACAGCAGGACAGCGACCTTCCGACGTGGGCCG GTGTGCGAGAGGCTGCTCAGAGAGCCGTACCCCACAGGCCCCAGTCCCGGGTTCGGCACTGACTACAGGGCCTCCCAGATACTGTGGCCTGGGGAGgaccaggaggagctgaagagacag CGCCAGTCTCAGTTCCTGATGTACCGGCGCCTCTTCATGGACATCGAGAGAGAGCAGGTTAAGGAGCTTTGTCGTCACAGGAAGCATCTGAAGAGGATCGCTAG GATAAAGGCTGAGAAAGAGCagcagaggacagaggaggagagaaggataGAGAGCTTGAAGAATCTGAATGAAGAAAGAATGGAGATGGCTGAGAGGGAGCACCGAAACGTGGAAGAATTGAGGACGAGGGAAATGGAGTCGGCGGAGGAGaccgagaggaagaggagagcgcGGAAGGACAGAGAGGCCACAAG GTTCGTCGAGGCTCTGCGGGTGCAGATGGAGCAGCGGATGGCGCTGGAGAAGGTGGAGTTGCCCCCCCCTCTGTTGCTGTGGCGACAGCTTCTGGGACTCGCACCCGGACACCTGTGCAAACAACTGTGTCTTCTACAACAACCCCAAAG CTTACGCCCACGCGCTGCAGTCGGTCTTGTTCAGCTGCGAGCTCAGGGAGGGATACCTCAGTCACCGGGCCTCTGCCAGGAAGATCGCATCGGCGCACGCGCTCTCTCCCAGGAAGTGAACGGACCCCGCCAAAGAACCCCACAGCCAAAGTCACAGCGCATTGTAGTGTGA